The proteins below come from a single Arthrobacter sp. zg-Y1171 genomic window:
- a CDS encoding carboxylesterase/lipase family protein, with product MAIDVASLVVETGSGLVQGIVDDGVRTWRGIPYAAPPVGGFRLRAPQPPQSWSGIRFAGSFGPVPPQSKAPSLTGTRRRVAMDEDCLSLNVSAPLEPAAGLLPVLVYLYGGAFSSGSSAEPTYRGTRLVRDGGVVYVSLNYRIGALGFMDFRAYSTPDRQFDANLGLRDQVAALEWVQQNIEAFGGDPRNVTLFGESAGGLAVTSLMCVPSARSLFHQAYAQSPAPSAAYSPEMHAAWAADLLEILGVPPSGAAEALTGLPAAKLVNATRKLTTKIGPVKQPGSLSVSPVIDGDFLPRHPVDMFLAGDSNPVPLVLGTMAREGALFAKVSNILPSTPQRIEKMFAGTDPLARDRVVAAYPGYPSRQRSVDISGDLVFWYPSQMVAEGHSRVAPTWAYRYDYATPAMNLLGFGATHSFDVPVMFGDIGIGTAKALTLLGGAGELRALSKRFQGSLLSLARHSHPGSDWPAYDEVRRQTRVFDKLDRIESDPFPERRRAWSGYRGYI from the coding sequence GTGGCTATTGACGTTGCTTCACTGGTGGTTGAAACCGGCAGCGGGCTGGTACAGGGCATAGTCGACGACGGCGTGCGCACCTGGCGCGGCATCCCCTACGCGGCACCACCCGTGGGCGGCTTCCGGCTCAGGGCGCCGCAGCCGCCGCAGAGCTGGAGCGGTATCCGCTTCGCCGGCAGCTTTGGGCCTGTTCCTCCCCAGTCCAAAGCCCCCAGCCTCACCGGAACCCGGCGCCGGGTGGCCATGGACGAGGACTGCCTCTCCCTGAATGTCTCTGCACCGCTGGAACCCGCGGCCGGGCTGCTGCCGGTCCTGGTCTACCTGTACGGCGGTGCCTTCAGCTCCGGGTCCTCGGCGGAGCCGACGTACCGGGGCACAAGGCTGGTCCGGGACGGCGGCGTTGTCTACGTGTCGCTCAACTACCGCATCGGTGCGCTGGGCTTCATGGACTTCCGCGCGTACTCGACGCCGGACCGGCAGTTCGATGCCAACTTGGGCCTGCGGGACCAGGTCGCCGCTTTGGAATGGGTGCAGCAGAACATCGAAGCATTCGGCGGTGACCCCCGCAACGTCACCCTCTTCGGGGAATCCGCCGGCGGCCTCGCCGTCACCTCCCTGATGTGCGTTCCCAGTGCCCGGTCCCTGTTCCACCAGGCCTATGCGCAAAGTCCGGCACCATCGGCGGCCTATTCTCCGGAGATGCACGCCGCGTGGGCAGCTGATCTGCTGGAAATCCTCGGCGTACCGCCCTCTGGCGCCGCCGAAGCGCTGACCGGGCTGCCCGCGGCGAAACTGGTCAACGCCACCCGGAAACTGACCACTAAGATCGGTCCGGTCAAGCAGCCCGGGTCGCTGAGTGTGTCACCGGTGATAGACGGCGACTTCCTGCCCAGGCACCCCGTTGACATGTTCCTTGCCGGAGATTCGAATCCGGTTCCCCTGGTGCTGGGCACCATGGCCCGGGAGGGTGCGCTGTTCGCGAAGGTTTCCAACATCCTGCCGTCCACGCCCCAACGGATCGAGAAGATGTTTGCAGGCACCGATCCGCTGGCGCGGGACCGGGTGGTGGCTGCGTATCCCGGCTACCCGTCCCGGCAGCGTTCGGTGGATATCAGCGGCGACCTGGTGTTCTGGTATCCCAGCCAGATGGTTGCCGAGGGCCACTCGCGTGTTGCTCCCACCTGGGCATACCGCTATGACTATGCAACACCGGCAATGAACCTGCTGGGGTTCGGCGCCACCCATTCCTTCGATGTGCCGGTGATGTTCGGGGATATCGGAATCGGAACCGCCAAGGCCCTGACCCTGCTGGGCGGAGCAGGAGAGCTGAGGGCCCTGTCCAAACGGTTCCAGGGTTCGTTGCTGAGC